From one Streptomyces sp. NBC_01478 genomic stretch:
- a CDS encoding enoyl-CoA hydratase/isomerase family protein → MTLRLEVAEGVGTIRLDRPPMNALDTETQDGLRALAEEVTRREDVRAVVVYGGEKVFAAGADIKEMQRMDHAAMVVRSRALQESFTAVARIPKPVVAAITGYALGGGCELALCADFRIAADNAKLGQPEILLGLIPGAGGTQRLARLIGPSKAKDLIFTGRMVKADEALELGLVDRLMPAAEVYAEAHAWAAKLAQGPAIALRAAKEAVDTGLGTDIETGLAVERTWFAGLFATEDRERGMRSFVEEGPGKAKFR, encoded by the coding sequence ATGACACTTCGACTCGAAGTCGCCGAGGGCGTCGGCACGATCAGGCTCGACCGTCCGCCGATGAACGCCCTGGACACGGAGACGCAGGACGGTCTGCGCGCACTCGCCGAGGAGGTCACGCGGCGCGAGGACGTGCGGGCCGTGGTGGTGTACGGCGGGGAGAAGGTGTTCGCTGCGGGCGCGGACATCAAGGAGATGCAGCGTATGGACCATGCGGCGATGGTCGTACGGTCGCGGGCGTTGCAGGAGTCGTTCACGGCGGTGGCCCGTATCCCGAAGCCGGTGGTTGCTGCCATCACCGGCTATGCGCTGGGCGGGGGTTGTGAGTTGGCGTTGTGCGCGGACTTCCGGATCGCGGCCGACAATGCGAAGCTCGGGCAGCCGGAGATCCTGCTGGGGCTGATCCCGGGTGCGGGCGGCACGCAGCGGCTGGCCCGTCTGATCGGCCCGTCGAAGGCGAAGGACCTGATCTTCACGGGTCGTATGGTCAAGGCCGATGAGGCGCTCGAACTCGGCCTGGTGGACCGGTTGATGCCCGCGGCCGAGGTGTACGCGGAGGCCCACGCGTGGGCGGCGAAGCTCGCGCAGGGTCCGGCGATCGCGCTGCGCGCGGCGAAGGAAGCGGTCGACACCGGTCTGGGGACGGACATCGAGACCGGGCTCGCGGTCGAACGGACGTGGTTCGCGGGGCTGTTCGCGACCGAGGACCGTGAGCGCGGGATGCGC
- the paaE gene encoding 1,2-phenylacetyl-CoA epoxidase subunit PaaE, translating to MTAPAPTTSARPARRRPAFHALRVAAVESLCEDAAAISFAIPDHLAEEFAYRPGQSLTLRREVEGRDERRSYSICSPAGARPRIGVREVPDGLFSSWLVNDVRPGDTVEVMAPTGAFTPDLTRPGHHVLIAAGSGITPMLSIAESVLAADTRSRVTLFYGNRRSDTVMFADDLADLKDLYPGRFQLAHILSREPREAEILSGRLDADRLTALVDALVDVDTADHWWLCGPHGMVRDAHQVLTGLGVPSERVHQELFYADDEPVRINEHVDKVYDGPVSQVSVTLDGRTTNSALHKDSSILDGAQKTRPDLPFACKGGVCGTCRALVTDGTADMRRNYALEPAEVDAGYVLTCQTFPVSDTLAVDYDS from the coding sequence GTGACCGCCCCGGCCCCCACCACCTCCGCCCGCCCGGCGCGCCGCCGCCCGGCCTTCCATGCCCTGCGGGTCGCCGCCGTCGAGTCGCTGTGCGAGGACGCCGCGGCCATCAGCTTCGCCATCCCCGACCACCTCGCCGAGGAGTTCGCGTACCGGCCCGGCCAGTCGCTCACCCTCCGCCGCGAGGTCGAGGGCCGCGACGAGCGCCGCTCGTACTCCATCTGCTCCCCGGCGGGAGCACGACCGCGTATCGGCGTGCGCGAAGTCCCCGACGGTCTGTTCTCCTCCTGGCTGGTCAACGACGTACGCCCCGGCGACACCGTCGAGGTGATGGCCCCCACCGGCGCCTTCACCCCCGACCTGACCCGCCCCGGCCACCACGTCCTGATCGCCGCCGGCTCCGGCATCACCCCGATGCTGTCCATCGCGGAATCCGTCCTCGCCGCCGACACCCGCTCCCGCGTCACGCTCTTCTACGGCAACCGGCGCAGCGACACGGTGATGTTCGCCGACGACCTCGCCGACCTGAAGGACCTGTACCCCGGCCGGTTCCAGCTCGCGCACATCCTGTCCCGCGAACCGCGCGAGGCGGAGATCCTCTCCGGCCGTCTCGACGCCGACCGGCTCACCGCGCTCGTGGACGCCCTGGTCGATGTGGACACCGCCGACCACTGGTGGCTGTGCGGCCCGCACGGCATGGTCCGCGACGCCCATCAGGTCCTCACCGGACTCGGCGTCCCGTCCGAGCGCGTCCACCAGGAGCTGTTCTACGCCGACGACGAGCCCGTACGGATCAATGAGCACGTCGACAAGGTCTACGACGGTCCCGTCAGCCAGGTCAGCGTCACCCTCGACGGCCGCACCACCAACTCGGCCCTGCACAAGGACAGTTCGATCCTCGACGGCGCCCAGAAGACCCGGCCCGACCTGCCCTTCGCCTGCAAGGGCGGCGTCTGCGGCACCTGCCGTGCGCTGGTCACCGACGGCACCGCGGACATGCGGCGCAACTACGCCCTCGAACCCGCCGAGGTCGACGCCGGTTACGTCCTCACCTGCCAGACCTTCCCGGTGTCCGACACCCTCGCCGTCGACTACGACAGCTAG
- the paaD gene encoding 1,2-phenylacetyl-CoA epoxidase subunit PaaD, whose translation MVTTLLDARRARHIAAQVPDPEMPMLTLADLGVLREVEVSEDGTVVASLTPTYSGCPAMAEMRAEVAARLTDAGYARVEIRTVLTPPWSSDWITPAGRAKLAEHGIAPPGAAPRGPVVLTLSPIRRTVPCPRCGATDTEETSRFAATSCKALWRCRTCREPFEYVKEI comes from the coding sequence ATGGTGACCACCCTGCTCGACGCGCGGCGCGCCCGGCACATCGCCGCGCAGGTGCCCGACCCCGAGATGCCGATGCTCACGCTGGCCGACCTCGGCGTACTGCGCGAGGTCGAGGTGAGCGAGGACGGCACGGTCGTCGCGAGCCTGACGCCCACCTACTCGGGCTGCCCGGCCATGGCCGAGATGCGCGCCGAGGTGGCCGCACGGCTGACGGATGCCGGGTACGCGCGCGTGGAGATCCGTACGGTCCTGACCCCGCCCTGGAGCAGCGACTGGATCACCCCGGCCGGCCGCGCCAAGCTCGCCGAACACGGCATCGCCCCGCCGGGCGCGGCCCCCCGTGGCCCAGTGGTGCTCACGCTGTCGCCGATCCGCCGCACGGTGCCCTGCCCCCGCTGCGGGGCGACGGACACCGAGGAGACCTCGCGCTTCGCCGCGACCTCCTGCAAAGCCCTGTGGCGGTGCCGCACCTGCCGCGAGCCGTTCGAGTACGTCAAGGAGATCTGA
- the paaC gene encoding 1,2-phenylacetyl-CoA epoxidase subunit PaaC, which produces MSDDHVYLSLAEGHDDGDARWAFGTGFEDPLHGVDQTVPEGTDAAQLAAYCLALGDDALVGAQRLAQWCTAAPELEEEVALANIGLDLLGQTRLLYARAGQVDGTGRGEDAYAYFRDADDFRNVRLAELPNGDFAFSITRLLVLSSWRLALFERLATTTSDPVLAAIAAKGVKELAYHRQYAAEWVVRLGDGTEESQRRMRDALAAVAPYLDELFAVDGELRDEVLSVLRQVTDAAGLDLPEATPVPGHGRDGDHTEHLAPLLTELQSVARAHPEATW; this is translated from the coding sequence ATGAGTGACGACCACGTCTATCTGTCCCTGGCCGAGGGGCACGACGACGGCGACGCCCGCTGGGCCTTCGGCACCGGCTTCGAGGACCCGCTGCACGGCGTCGACCAGACCGTGCCGGAGGGGACGGACGCCGCCCAACTGGCCGCGTACTGCCTGGCACTTGGCGACGACGCGCTCGTCGGCGCCCAGCGACTGGCCCAATGGTGCACCGCCGCCCCCGAGTTGGAGGAGGAGGTCGCGCTGGCCAACATCGGGCTCGACCTGCTCGGCCAGACCCGCCTGCTCTACGCGCGTGCCGGTCAGGTCGACGGCACCGGACGCGGCGAGGACGCGTACGCCTACTTCCGCGACGCGGACGACTTCCGCAATGTACGGCTGGCCGAACTCCCCAACGGGGACTTCGCGTTCTCGATCACCCGGCTCCTGGTGCTGTCCTCCTGGCGGCTGGCCCTCTTCGAGCGGCTCGCCACCACGACCTCGGACCCGGTGCTGGCCGCCATCGCCGCCAAGGGCGTCAAGGAGCTCGCGTACCACCGCCAGTACGCCGCCGAGTGGGTCGTCCGGCTGGGCGACGGCACGGAGGAGTCGCAGCGGAGGATGCGGGACGCGCTGGCCGCCGTGGCCCCGTACCTGGACGAACTCTTCGCAGTGGACGGCGAGTTGAGGGACGAGGTGCTGAGCGTGCTGCGCCAGGTCACCGACGCCGCCGGGCTCGACCTGCCCGAGGCGACACCGGTCCCCGGCCACGGCCGCGACGGCGACCACACCGAGCACCTGGCCCCACTCCTGACCGAACTCCAGAGCGTGGCCCGCGCCCACCCGGAGGCGACATGGTGA
- the paaB gene encoding 1,2-phenylacetyl-CoA epoxidase subunit PaaB has product MTQDWPLYEVFVRGKRGLNHVHVGSLHAADDAMALTHARDLYTRRNEGVSIWVVRSEHIAASTRDEKDPFFAPSADKVYRHPTFYDIPDDVPHI; this is encoded by the coding sequence ATGACGCAGGACTGGCCCCTGTACGAGGTGTTCGTCCGTGGCAAGCGCGGCCTGAACCACGTCCACGTCGGCTCGCTGCACGCCGCCGACGACGCCATGGCGCTCACCCACGCCCGCGACCTCTACACGCGGCGCAACGAGGGCGTGTCCATCTGGGTCGTGCGCTCGGAGCACATCGCCGCCTCGACCCGCGACGAGAAGGACCCGTTCTTCGCGCCGAGCGCCGACAAGGTCTACCGCCACCCCACGTTCTACGACATCCCCGACGACGTCCCCCACATCTAG
- the paaA gene encoding 1,2-phenylacetyl-CoA epoxidase subunit PaaA, whose product MTSTGTEASAAGWDEARLSEQFDATIAKDQRIEPRDWMPDGYRKTLIRQIAQHAHSEIIGMQPEGDWITRAPSLRRKAILFAKVQDEAGHGLYLYSAAETLGADRAELTEALIEGRQKYSSIFNYPTPTFADVGVIGWFVDGAAICNQVPLCRCSYGPYARAMVRVCKEESFHQRQGFELLLTMMRGTDAQRAMVQDAVDRWWWPSLMMFGPPDDDSPNSARSMAWKIKRHSNDELRQRFVDMTVPQAEKLGVTLPDPELSWNEERGHHDFGTPDWSELQRVISGDGPRNAERVSRRRAAHEEGAWVREAATAHAAKQDARTQKTEGAAA is encoded by the coding sequence ATGACCAGCACAGGCACGGAGGCGTCAGCCGCCGGCTGGGACGAAGCGCGGCTGTCGGAGCAGTTCGACGCCACGATCGCGAAGGACCAGCGGATCGAGCCCCGCGACTGGATGCCCGACGGCTATCGCAAGACCCTGATCCGGCAGATCGCGCAGCACGCGCACTCCGAGATCATCGGGATGCAGCCGGAGGGCGACTGGATCACCCGCGCGCCCTCCCTGCGCCGCAAGGCGATCCTCTTCGCGAAGGTGCAGGACGAGGCCGGACACGGACTGTATCTGTACTCGGCCGCCGAGACCCTGGGCGCGGACCGCGCCGAGCTGACCGAGGCGCTGATCGAGGGCCGGCAGAAGTACTCGTCGATCTTCAACTACCCGACGCCGACCTTCGCCGACGTCGGCGTGATCGGCTGGTTCGTGGACGGCGCGGCGATCTGCAACCAGGTGCCGCTGTGCCGCTGCTCGTACGGGCCGTACGCGCGGGCGATGGTGCGGGTGTGCAAGGAGGAGTCCTTCCACCAGCGTCAGGGCTTCGAGCTGCTGCTCACGATGATGCGCGGCACGGACGCTCAGCGGGCCATGGTCCAGGACGCGGTGGACCGTTGGTGGTGGCCGTCGCTGATGATGTTCGGCCCGCCCGACGACGACTCGCCCAACTCGGCGCGCTCCATGGCCTGGAAGATCAAGCGGCACAGCAACGACGAACTGCGCCAGCGCTTCGTCGACATGACGGTTCCGCAGGCGGAGAAGCTCGGAGTCACCCTGCCCGACCCGGAGTTGAGCTGGAACGAGGAGCGCGGCCACCACGACTTCGGCACCCCCGACTGGTCCGAGTTGCAGCGCGTGATCAGCGGCGACGGACCGCGCAACGCGGAGCGGGTCTCCCGCCGCCGGGCCGCCCACGAGGAGGGCGCCTGGGTCCGGGAGGCGGCCACCGCCCACGCGGCCAAGCAGGACGCCCGCACACAGAAGACCGAAGGAGCGGCGGCATGA
- a CDS encoding enoyl-CoA hydratase/isomerase family protein, with the protein MGVSAGRTGDGVGYGLEAAVATIQLRRPALDVSLRSGLSAAVRRVRGDGAAVRAVLLTARGKHFCVGQDLKEHARALETGPVAAFACVRDEYNPLVEELHALTRPVVVAVEGACVGAGLGLALCADVRVAARGARFATAFTGIGLAADSGLSGAPARAVGPSRAAALMLLGDRFDAEDALRWGLVHRVVPDGGATAEGLALARRLAAGPTAAYAEVKALLRDAPGASLATVLERVAAAQERLGATRDHRAAVEAFLARAEPSFEGR; encoded by the coding sequence ATGGGAGTGAGCGCGGGGCGGACAGGGGACGGCGTCGGCTACGGCCTGGAGGCCGCTGTCGCCACCATCCAGCTGCGCCGACCCGCGCTCGATGTCTCCCTGCGGAGCGGACTGTCGGCCGCCGTGCGCCGGGTGCGCGGCGACGGCGCGGCGGTCCGTGCCGTGCTGCTCACCGCGCGGGGCAAGCACTTCTGCGTGGGGCAGGACCTCAAGGAGCACGCCCGCGCGCTGGAGACCGGACCCGTAGCGGCCTTCGCCTGTGTGCGCGACGAGTACAACCCCCTCGTGGAGGAGCTGCACGCGCTGACCCGGCCCGTGGTCGTGGCCGTCGAGGGCGCGTGCGTCGGGGCCGGTCTCGGCCTCGCGCTCTGCGCGGATGTGCGGGTCGCGGCCCGGGGCGCGCGGTTCGCGACCGCGTTCACCGGGATCGGACTGGCCGCCGACAGCGGACTGAGCGGTGCGCCGGCGCGGGCGGTCGGTCCGTCGCGGGCCGCCGCGCTGATGCTGCTCGGCGACCGTTTCGACGCCGAGGACGCGTTGCGGTGGGGGCTGGTGCACCGGGTCGTACCGGACGGGGGAGCTACGGCGGAGGGGCTGGCCCTGGCCAGGAGGCTGGCCGCCGGGCCCACCGCGGCCTACGCGGAGGTCAAGGCGCTGCTGCGGGACGCGCCCGGCGCGAGCCTCGCCACCGTGCTGGAGCGCGTGGCGGCCGCGCAGGAGCGGCTGGGCGCGACGCGGGACCACCGGGCCGCCGTGGAAGCGTTTCTCGCGCGGGCGGAGCCGTCGTTCGAGGGCCGGTGA
- a CDS encoding 3-hydroxyacyl-CoA dehydrogenase family protein produces MSPTPHSAPAVVGVIGGGRMGAGIAQSFVAAGSSVTVVESGEAASAAALDRVATGIERAAERGLLGEPAEDVLARVTMADSVDGLPADADLVVEAVPEDAGLKARVLAAAERAVGATTVLATNTSSLSVTELAAVLTRPGRFLGMHFFNPVPASALVEIVVAPHTEAAAVSAALDWTHALGKKDVTVKDSPGFASSRLGLALGLEAIRMVEEGVAEPDAIDDAMSLGYKHPMGPLRLTDLVGLDVRLAIAEYLHSTLGERFAPPRLLRDKVARGELGRKTGQGFYTWE; encoded by the coding sequence ATGAGCCCAACACCCCACTCAGCGCCCGCAGTTGTCGGTGTGATCGGCGGCGGCCGGATGGGCGCCGGGATCGCGCAGTCCTTCGTGGCCGCCGGTTCGTCGGTGACCGTCGTGGAGAGTGGCGAGGCCGCCTCGGCCGCCGCGCTTGACCGGGTTGCCACCGGCATCGAGCGGGCCGCCGAGCGGGGCCTGCTCGGCGAGCCCGCGGAGGACGTCCTCGCCCGCGTCACCATGGCGGACTCCGTCGACGGGCTGCCCGCCGACGCCGATCTCGTCGTCGAGGCCGTCCCCGAGGACGCCGGGCTCAAGGCCCGTGTGCTCGCGGCGGCCGAGCGGGCGGTGGGCGCGACGACCGTGCTGGCCACCAACACCAGCTCCCTGTCGGTCACCGAACTCGCCGCCGTGCTCACCCGGCCCGGCCGCTTCCTCGGCATGCATTTCTTCAACCCGGTGCCCGCCTCCGCCCTGGTCGAGATCGTCGTCGCGCCGCACACCGAGGCCGCCGCGGTCAGCGCCGCCCTCGACTGGACGCACGCGCTCGGCAAGAAGGACGTGACCGTCAAGGACTCGCCCGGCTTCGCCAGCAGCCGTCTCGGGCTGGCGCTCGGCCTGGAGGCGATCCGCATGGTCGAGGAGGGCGTCGCCGAGCCGGACGCGATCGACGACGCGATGAGCCTCGGCTACAAGCACCCCATGGGCCCGCTGCGCCTGACCGACCTGGTCGGCCTCGACGTACGCCTGGCCATCGCCGAATACCTGCACTCCACCCTCGGCGAGCGCTTCGCACCGCCCCGACTCCTGCGCGACAAGGTCGCCCGCGGTGAGCTGGGCCGCAAGACGGGACAGGGGTTCTACACATGGGAGTGA
- a CDS encoding enoyl-CoA hydratase/isomerase family protein: MSAPVAGDYETLLVEERADRVVVTLHRPEARNAISGLMIRELHAVCEQLEQDPKLLLLTGHGGVFAGGADIAELLARGRDEALQGINSRLFERVRRLPMPTLAAVDGWALGGGAELSYACDLRIAGPDAVFGNPEPGLGILAAAGACWRLPELVGESVAKQVLLAGRNLDAAAALAAGLVIDVVPAEKLLDEAHALLDRMARSSATALRLTKLVVDSPGAHPVADDLAQAVLFEGQDKRDRMTRFLNKRGLEKRSSRA; this comes from the coding sequence ATGAGCGCCCCCGTCGCCGGTGACTACGAGACCCTCCTCGTCGAGGAGCGTGCGGACCGCGTCGTCGTCACCCTGCACCGCCCCGAGGCCCGCAACGCCATCAGCGGCCTGATGATCCGCGAACTGCACGCCGTCTGCGAGCAGTTGGAGCAGGACCCCAAGCTGCTTCTGCTCACCGGTCACGGCGGGGTCTTCGCGGGCGGCGCCGACATCGCGGAGCTGCTGGCACGCGGGCGGGACGAGGCACTGCAGGGCATCAACAGCCGGCTCTTCGAGCGGGTGCGCCGGCTGCCGATGCCGACCCTCGCGGCGGTCGACGGCTGGGCGCTGGGCGGCGGCGCGGAACTGTCGTACGCCTGTGATCTGCGGATCGCCGGTCCGGACGCCGTCTTCGGCAACCCGGAACCCGGGCTCGGCATCCTCGCGGCGGCCGGTGCGTGCTGGCGGCTGCCCGAACTGGTCGGCGAGTCCGTCGCCAAGCAGGTGCTGCTCGCCGGCCGGAACCTCGACGCGGCGGCGGCTCTGGCGGCCGGGCTGGTCATCGACGTCGTACCGGCGGAGAAGCTGCTGGACGAGGCGCACGCGCTGCTCGACCGCATGGCCCGGTCCTCGGCCACGGCGCTGCGGCTCACCAAGCTGGTGGTCGACTCACCCGGCGCGCACCCGGTCGCCGACGACCTCGCGCAGGCCGTGCTCTTCGAGGGGCAGGACAAGAGGGACCGTATGACACGCTTCTTGAATAAGAGGGGCTTGGAAAAGAGGAGCAGCCGAGCATGA
- a CDS encoding thiolase family protein — MPQTSSESSSDEVYLIDGARTPQGRYGGALASVRPDDLAALVVGEAVRRAGIPAEEVDEVILGAANQAGEDNRDVARMAVLLAGLPHTVPGYTVNRLCASGLTAVASAAQAIRAGEADLVVAGGVESMTRAPWVMAKPGTPWAKPGEVHDTSLGWRFTNPRFAAQQTLSMGETAEEVAALDGITRAESDAFALRSHQRAVAAQESGRFDREIVPVVVKDGEVTRDEGPRPGTTLEKLGSLRTIFREGGIVTAGSSSPLSDGAAALVVASGAAVRRHGLTPRARIVTSASAGVQPHIMGLGPVPATEKALARAGWQTGDLDAVELNEAFAAQAIAVTRRLKLDEEKVNADGGAIALGHPLGCSGARILLTLLGRLEREDARRGLATLCVGVGQGVAMLVERV; from the coding sequence ATGCCCCAGACCAGCTCCGAGTCGTCCTCCGACGAGGTCTATCTGATCGACGGGGCTCGCACCCCGCAGGGCCGCTACGGCGGCGCCCTGGCGTCCGTACGGCCCGACGACCTCGCGGCGCTGGTCGTCGGCGAGGCGGTCCGCCGGGCCGGGATTCCGGCCGAGGAGGTGGACGAGGTGATCCTCGGCGCCGCCAACCAGGCCGGCGAGGACAACCGCGACGTGGCGCGGATGGCCGTCCTGCTGGCCGGGCTGCCGCACACCGTGCCGGGTTACACCGTCAACCGGCTGTGCGCCTCGGGCCTGACCGCCGTGGCCTCGGCGGCGCAGGCGATACGGGCCGGTGAGGCGGACCTCGTCGTCGCGGGCGGCGTGGAGTCCATGACCCGCGCTCCCTGGGTGATGGCCAAGCCCGGCACTCCATGGGCCAAGCCCGGGGAGGTGCACGACACCTCGCTCGGCTGGCGCTTCACCAATCCGCGCTTCGCCGCGCAGCAGACCCTGTCGATGGGCGAGACCGCCGAGGAGGTCGCCGCACTCGACGGCATCACCCGCGCCGAGTCCGACGCGTTCGCGCTGCGCAGTCATCAACGGGCCGTCGCCGCCCAGGAGTCGGGCCGCTTCGACCGGGAGATCGTGCCGGTCGTGGTGAAGGACGGCGAGGTTACCCGCGACGAGGGCCCGCGCCCCGGCACCACGCTGGAGAAGCTCGGCTCCCTGCGCACCATCTTCCGCGAGGGCGGCATCGTCACCGCCGGCTCCTCCTCACCGCTGTCCGACGGCGCCGCCGCCCTGGTGGTCGCGAGCGGCGCGGCCGTCCGACGCCACGGACTCACCCCCAGGGCCCGGATCGTCACCTCCGCCTCGGCCGGGGTGCAGCCCCACATCATGGGCCTGGGCCCGGTCCCCGCCACCGAGAAGGCTCTTGCCCGCGCGGGCTGGCAGACCGGCGACCTGGACGCCGTAGAACTGAACGAGGCGTTCGCCGCCCAGGCGATCGCGGTCACGCGCCGCCTCAAGCTCGACGAGGAGAAGGTCAACGCGGACGGCGGGGCCATCGCCCTGGGGCATCCCCTCGGGTGCTCCGGCGCCCGCATCCTGCTCACGCTGCTCGGCAGGCTGGAGCGGGAGGATGCCCGGCGGGGGCTGGCCACGCTGTGCGTCGGCGTAGGCCAGGGCGTCGCGATGCTCGTGGAGCGGGTATGA
- the paaI gene encoding hydroxyphenylacetyl-CoA thioesterase PaaI codes for MTQAADTASGPTARMFAADEASRALGMELVEHGAGTAVLRMTVTPAMVNGHRIAHGGYLFLLADSAFACACNSHGPVTVAAGADIDFVAPAYQGDVLVATATERTRFGRSGIYDVSVVRGDQVIAEFRGRSRSINSTKTKESP; via the coding sequence ATGACGCAGGCCGCTGACACGGCCTCCGGTCCGACGGCGAGGATGTTCGCCGCGGACGAGGCGTCCCGGGCTCTCGGCATGGAGCTCGTCGAGCACGGCGCAGGGACCGCCGTGCTCCGTATGACCGTGACCCCGGCCATGGTCAACGGACACCGGATCGCTCACGGCGGCTATCTGTTCCTGCTCGCCGACTCCGCCTTCGCCTGTGCCTGCAACAGCCACGGCCCGGTGACCGTGGCCGCCGGTGCCGACATCGACTTCGTCGCCCCGGCGTACCAGGGCGACGTCCTGGTGGCGACCGCGACGGAGCGCACCCGGTTCGGCCGCAGCGGCATCTACGACGTGAGCGTGGTGCGCGGCGACCAGGTGATCGCGGAGTTCCGCGGCCGCAGCCGCAGCATCAACAGCACGAAGACGAAGGAGTCTCCATGA
- the paaK gene encoding phenylacetate--CoA ligase PaaK: MSSDLTAPAAPPASPPVSTRLGEPLPDGLLDAAERLTREELREHQLGLLQATLRHAYDHVELYRRKFDEAGVKPEDCRTLEDLARFPFTTKADLRETYPFGMFAVPMDQVRRVHASSGTTGRPTVVGYTENDLSMWADVVARSIRAAGGRPGHKIHVSYGYGLFTGGLGAHYGAERAGCTVIPASGGMTARQVQIIQDFKPEIIMVTPSYMLTLLDEFERQGVDPRTSSLKVGIFGAEPWTEAMRREIEERMDIHAVDIYGLSEVIGPGVAQECVETKDGLHVWEDHFYPEIVDPISDEVLPDGDDGELVFTSLTKEALPIIRYRTRDLTRLLPGTARPAFRRIEKITGRCDDMIILRGVNVFPSQIEEIILRTPAVAPHFTIQLSRRGRMDHMTVRAEARPGATPEQRDAAAAAIGKGVKDGVGVTVAVEIVDPETLERSVGKIRRVKDLREQ; the protein is encoded by the coding sequence ATGAGCAGCGACCTGACAGCCCCGGCGGCCCCACCGGCGTCGCCGCCCGTGAGCACACGCCTCGGGGAACCGCTCCCCGACGGGTTGCTGGACGCCGCCGAGCGCCTGACCCGCGAGGAGCTGCGGGAGCACCAACTCGGCCTGCTCCAGGCCACGTTGCGGCACGCCTACGACCATGTGGAGCTGTACCGCAGGAAGTTCGACGAGGCCGGCGTTAAACCCGAGGACTGCCGCACCTTGGAGGACCTCGCCCGGTTCCCCTTCACCACGAAGGCCGACCTGCGGGAGACCTACCCCTTCGGCATGTTCGCCGTCCCCATGGACCAGGTCCGCCGCGTCCACGCCTCCAGCGGCACCACCGGCCGCCCCACCGTCGTCGGCTACACGGAGAACGACCTCTCCATGTGGGCCGACGTGGTGGCCCGTTCGATCCGCGCGGCCGGCGGCCGGCCCGGACACAAGATCCATGTGTCGTACGGCTACGGGTTGTTCACCGGTGGTCTGGGCGCCCACTACGGCGCCGAGCGCGCGGGCTGCACCGTGATCCCCGCCTCCGGTGGCATGACCGCGCGCCAGGTGCAGATCATCCAGGACTTCAAGCCCGAGATCATCATGGTCACCCCGTCCTACATGCTCACCCTCCTCGACGAGTTCGAGCGCCAGGGCGTCGACCCGCGCACCAGCTCCCTCAAGGTGGGCATCTTCGGCGCCGAGCCGTGGACGGAGGCGATGCGCCGCGAGATCGAGGAGCGCATGGACATCCACGCGGTCGACATCTACGGCCTGTCGGAGGTGATCGGCCCCGGTGTCGCGCAGGAGTGCGTGGAGACCAAGGACGGCCTCCATGTGTGGGAGGACCACTTCTACCCGGAGATCGTCGACCCGATCTCCGACGAGGTGCTGCCCGACGGCGACGACGGCGAGCTGGTCTTCACCTCCCTCACCAAGGAGGCCCTGCCGATCATCCGCTACCGCACCCGCGACCTGACCCGGCTGCTGCCCGGCACCGCCCGGCCGGCGTTCCGGCGCATCGAGAAGATCACCGGGCGCTGCGACGACATGATCATCCTGCGCGGGGTGAACGTCTTCCCCAGCCAGATCGAGGAGATCATCCTGCGCACCCCCGCCGTCGCCCCGCACTTCACGATCCAGCTCAGCAGGCGCGGCCGTATGGACCACATGACGGTCCGCGCCGAGGCCCGCCCCGGGGCCACGCCCGAGCAGCGGGACGCGGCCGCGGCGGCGATCGGCAAGGGTGTCAAGGACGGCGTGGGGGTGACCGTGGCGGTGGAGATCGTCGATCCGGAGACCCTGGAGCGCTCGGTGGGGAAGATCCGCCGGGTCAAGGATCTGCGGGAGCAGTGA